The following are encoded in a window of Pseudomonas multiresinivorans genomic DNA:
- the gltP gene encoding glutamate/aspartate:proton symporter GltP: MGKAKLSLAWQILIGLVLGIALGAALNHFSAEKAWWISNILQPAGDIFIRLIKMIVVPIVISSLIVGIAGMGDAKKLGRIGLKTIIYFEIITTVAIVVGLLLANIFQPGAGIDMSTLGTVDISQYAQTAKEVEHPHAFIETILNLIPSNIFAAMARGEMLPIIFFSVMFGLGLSSLPAPTREPLVKMFQGVAEAMFRVTHMIMRYAPIGVFALIAVTVANFGFASLLPLAKLVVLVYFAIAFFAFMVLGLAARLFGFSIIKLMRIFKDELVLAYSTASSETVLPRIIEKMEAYGAPKAVSSFVVPTGYSFNLDGSTLYQSIAAIFIAQLYGIDLSIGQQLMLVLTLMVTSKGIAGVPGVSFVVLLATLGSVGIPLEGLAFIAGVDRIMDMARTALNVIGNALAVLVISKWEGVYDAQKGARYWQAMQNGRVEAFLEGESADGKESPAAH, translated from the coding sequence ATGGGCAAAGCCAAGCTCAGCCTCGCCTGGCAGATCCTCATCGGCCTGGTACTCGGAATTGCACTGGGCGCCGCGCTCAACCATTTCAGCGCGGAAAAGGCCTGGTGGATCAGCAACATCCTCCAGCCGGCGGGCGATATCTTCATCCGCCTGATCAAGATGATCGTCGTTCCGATCGTCATCTCCTCGCTCATCGTCGGCATCGCCGGCATGGGTGATGCGAAGAAACTCGGCCGCATCGGCCTGAAGACCATCATCTACTTCGAGATCATCACCACGGTCGCCATCGTGGTCGGCCTGCTGCTGGCGAACATCTTCCAGCCCGGCGCCGGCATCGACATGAGCACCCTGGGTACTGTGGATATCTCCCAGTACGCGCAGACCGCCAAGGAAGTCGAGCACCCCCACGCGTTCATCGAGACCATCCTCAACCTGATCCCGTCGAACATCTTCGCGGCCATGGCCCGCGGCGAGATGCTGCCGATCATCTTCTTCTCGGTGATGTTCGGCCTGGGCCTGTCTTCGCTGCCGGCGCCGACCCGCGAGCCCCTGGTGAAGATGTTCCAGGGCGTGGCCGAGGCCATGTTCCGCGTCACCCACATGATCATGCGCTACGCCCCCATCGGCGTGTTCGCGCTGATCGCCGTGACGGTGGCCAACTTCGGCTTCGCCTCGCTGCTGCCGCTGGCCAAGCTGGTGGTGCTGGTGTACTTCGCCATCGCCTTCTTCGCCTTCATGGTGCTGGGCCTGGCCGCACGCCTGTTCGGCTTCTCCATCATCAAGCTGATGCGCATCTTCAAGGATGAACTGGTCCTGGCCTACTCCACCGCCAGCTCCGAGACCGTGCTGCCGCGCATCATCGAGAAGATGGAAGCCTACGGCGCGCCGAAAGCGGTCAGCAGCTTCGTGGTGCCCACCGGCTACTCGTTCAACCTCGATGGCTCGACCCTGTACCAGAGCATCGCGGCGATCTTCATCGCCCAGCTCTACGGCATCGACCTGTCCATCGGCCAGCAGTTGATGCTGGTGCTGACCCTGATGGTCACCTCAAAGGGCATCGCCGGCGTGCCGGGCGTTTCCTTTGTGGTGCTGCTGGCGACCCTGGGCAGCGTGGGCATTCCGCTGGAAGGTCTGGCCTTCATCGCCGGCGTCGACCGCATCATGGACATGGCGCGCACCGCGCTGAACGTGATCGGCAACGCCCTGGCCGTGCTGGTCATCTCCAAGTGGGAAGGCGTGTACGACGCGCAGAAAGGCGCCCGTTACTGGCAGGCCATGCAGAACGGTCGCGTTGAAGCCTTCCTCGAAGGCGAGAGCGCGGACGGCAAGGAAAGCCCCGCCGCTCACTGA
- a CDS encoding S1C family serine protease has product MKWSFLLILTLTGCNGWVSPETDSRLTERYFQVLSGPPLPGLLVASAVQWNADYAVTAAHTPYLMNQAYRCSTGCDLLFIAHKAVGEVPHWRDFRPGERVTAIGSSTLMIPVSSQGRVWPVPFVNSGSRSTERYGVHDAAMAKGMSGGPLLAGDGSVLGINIGFRAGWTPPANRPELAGMERLSVFVPYQVIQREWLLFQEQTKRGATRQLQAKNQ; this is encoded by the coding sequence ATGAAATGGAGTTTCCTACTTATCCTGACATTGACAGGATGCAATGGCTGGGTATCGCCGGAAACCGACAGTCGCCTGACCGAGCGCTACTTCCAGGTCCTGTCAGGCCCGCCACTGCCCGGCCTGCTGGTTGCTTCCGCGGTGCAGTGGAACGCCGACTACGCGGTAACCGCGGCCCACACCCCTTATCTGATGAATCAGGCGTACCGCTGCAGCACAGGTTGCGACCTGCTGTTCATCGCCCACAAGGCAGTGGGTGAAGTTCCGCACTGGCGGGATTTCCGCCCGGGTGAAAGGGTGACCGCCATCGGCAGCAGCACGCTGATGATCCCTGTGAGCTCCCAGGGTCGGGTCTGGCCGGTTCCATTCGTCAACTCCGGTTCGCGAAGTACCGAGCGCTACGGCGTGCACGATGCCGCGATGGCCAAGGGCATGTCCGGCGGCCCGCTGCTGGCCGGAGATGGCAGCGTGCTCGGGATCAACATCGGCTTCCGTGCCGGCTGGACGCCGCCGGCGAACCGACCGGAACTGGCCGGAATGGAGCGGCTCAGTGTCTTCGTCCCCTACCAGGTGATCCAGCGCGAATGGCTGCTGTTTCAGGAGCAGACGAAGCGCGGGGCGACCCGCCAGCTTCAGGCGAAGAACCAGTAG
- a CDS encoding GNAT family N-acetyltransferase, giving the protein MITHPTAELAALGAVGADHWIETLEDGSHVLIRPLRAEDRERERLFLERLSPMTRKFRFHGEVKIDDRLLDRLMDVDYQTTMAFIALTHVDGELREVGISRYAAVDNQQCECAVTIADEFKQLGLGLALMRHLIDVAKRNGFHQMYSIDSSMDRDMRDMARELGFRAQVDPDDSCQVIRRLAL; this is encoded by the coding sequence ATGATCACCCACCCCACCGCCGAGCTCGCAGCCCTCGGGGCTGTTGGCGCCGATCATTGGATAGAAACCCTCGAAGACGGCAGCCATGTGCTGATCCGCCCGTTGCGCGCGGAAGATCGCGAGCGCGAGCGCCTGTTCCTCGAGCGCCTGTCCCCCATGACCCGCAAATTCCGCTTCCACGGCGAAGTGAAGATCGACGACAGACTGCTCGATCGCCTGATGGACGTGGACTACCAGACCACCATGGCTTTCATCGCCCTGACCCATGTGGACGGTGAACTGCGCGAAGTCGGCATCAGCCGTTACGCGGCTGTGGATAACCAGCAGTGCGAATGCGCGGTGACCATCGCCGACGAGTTCAAGCAACTGGGTCTTGGCCTTGCACTGATGCGCCACCTGATCGACGTGGCCAAGCGCAATGGCTTCCACCAGATGTACTCGATCGACTCGTCCATGGACCGCGACATGCGTGACATGGCCCGCGAGCTGGGCTTCCGCGCTCAGGTCGACCCGGACGATTCCTGCCAGGTCATCCGCCGCCTCGCCCTCTGA
- a CDS encoding MFS transporter codes for MASNNSKAKAVFRVVSGNFLEMYDFMVYGFYATAIAKTFFPGDDPFASLMLSLATFGAGFLMRPLGAIFLGAYIDRHGRRQGLIITLGLMAMGTLLIAFVPGYATLGVAAPLLVLFGRLLQGFSAGVELGGVSVYLAEIATPGKRGFFVSWQSASQQVAVVFAGLLGVILNHWLSPQDMGEWGWRVPFFIGCLIVPALFIIRRSLEETPEFQQRKHRPTLGQVLRSIGQNFGLVLAGTAMVVMTTVSFYLITAYTPTFGRNELHLSDFDSLLVTMCVGLSNFIWLPVMGAVSDRIGRKPLLLAATVLALVTAYPMLSWLVAEPSFARLLEVELWLSFLYGSYNGAMVVALTEIMPADVRTTGFSLAYSLATATFGGFTPAVCTWLIHTLDNKAAPGIWLSGAAALGLLATLVLFRKGARAREGALAAGA; via the coding sequence ATGGCCTCGAACAATTCCAAAGCCAAAGCCGTCTTCCGCGTGGTGAGTGGCAACTTCCTCGAGATGTACGACTTCATGGTGTATGGCTTCTATGCCACCGCCATTGCCAAGACCTTCTTCCCCGGCGACGACCCCTTCGCCTCCCTGATGCTGTCGCTGGCGACCTTCGGCGCCGGCTTCCTGATGCGTCCGCTCGGCGCCATCTTCCTTGGCGCGTACATCGACCGTCACGGCCGTCGCCAGGGCCTGATCATCACCCTGGGCCTGATGGCCATGGGCACCCTGCTGATCGCCTTCGTTCCGGGCTACGCCACCCTGGGTGTCGCGGCACCCTTGCTGGTGCTGTTCGGCCGGTTGCTGCAGGGCTTCTCCGCCGGCGTGGAGCTGGGCGGCGTGTCGGTCTACCTCGCGGAAATCGCCACCCCGGGCAAGCGCGGCTTCTTCGTCAGTTGGCAATCGGCCAGCCAACAGGTCGCCGTGGTGTTTGCCGGCCTGCTGGGCGTGATCCTCAACCACTGGCTGAGCCCGCAGGACATGGGCGAGTGGGGCTGGCGCGTGCCCTTCTTCATCGGCTGCCTGATCGTCCCGGCGCTGTTCATCATCCGTCGCTCGCTGGAGGAAACCCCGGAGTTCCAGCAGCGCAAGCATCGCCCGACCCTGGGCCAGGTGCTGCGCTCCATCGGCCAGAACTTCGGCCTGGTGCTGGCCGGCACCGCCATGGTGGTGATGACCACGGTGTCCTTCTACCTGATCACCGCGTACACCCCGACCTTCGGCAGGAACGAGCTGCACCTGTCGGACTTCGACAGCCTGCTGGTGACCATGTGCGTGGGCCTGTCCAACTTCATCTGGCTGCCGGTGATGGGGGCGGTGTCCGATCGCATCGGTCGCAAGCCGCTGCTGCTGGCCGCCACTGTGCTGGCGCTGGTGACCGCCTACCCGATGTTGTCCTGGCTGGTGGCCGAGCCCAGCTTCGCTCGCCTGCTGGAGGTGGAGCTGTGGCTGTCCTTCCTCTATGGCAGCTACAACGGTGCGATGGTCGTCGCACTCACCGAGATCATGCCGGCGGACGTGCGCACCACCGGCTTCTCCCTGGCCTACAGCCTGGCGACCGCGACCTTCGGCGGCTTCACCCCGGCGGTCTGCACCTGGCTTATCCACACCCTCGACAACAAGGCTGCTCCGGGAATCTGGCTCAGTGGCGCGGCGGCCCTGGGCCTGCTCGCCACCCTGGTGCTGTTCCGCAAGGGCGCCCGTGCGCGGGAAGGGGCGCTGGCCGCTGGGGCCTGA
- a CDS encoding nucleoside recognition domain-containing protein → MLNGLWLSFFIVAAVTALSRWLLGGEATVFAAMVESLFAMAKLSVEVMVLLFGTLTLWLGFLRIAEKAGLVEKLAVVLGPLFRRLMPEVPAGHPAIGLITLNFAANGLGLDNAATPIGLKAMKALQELNPSSTTASNAQILFLVLNASSLTLLPVTIFMYRAQQGAVDPTLVFLPILLATSASTLVGLLSVAVMQRLRLWDPVVLAYLIPGALALGAFMALLAGLSATTLAQLSSLLGNLTLFGIIMLFLVVGWLKKVPVYETFVEGAKEGFDVAKSLLPYLVAMLCAVGVLRASGALEMALDGIRWVVEGVGWDTRFVDALPTALVKPFSGSAARAMLLETMQSHGVDSFPALVAATVQGSTETTFYVLAVYFGAVGIQRARHAVGCALLADLAGVLASISVCYWFFA, encoded by the coding sequence ATGCTCAACGGCCTGTGGCTGAGCTTTTTCATTGTGGCGGCTGTCACCGCGCTTTCCCGCTGGCTGCTGGGCGGCGAAGCCACCGTCTTCGCCGCCATGGTGGAAAGCCTGTTCGCCATGGCCAAGTTGTCGGTGGAAGTCATGGTGCTGCTGTTCGGCACCCTGACCCTGTGGCTGGGCTTCCTGCGCATCGCCGAAAAGGCCGGGCTGGTGGAAAAGCTCGCGGTCGTCCTTGGCCCCCTGTTCCGCCGCCTGATGCCGGAAGTGCCTGCCGGTCACCCGGCCATCGGCCTGATCACCCTGAACTTCGCCGCCAACGGCCTGGGCCTGGACAACGCCGCCACGCCGATCGGCCTGAAGGCCATGAAGGCGCTGCAGGAACTCAACCCCAGCAGCACCACTGCGAGTAATGCGCAGATCCTCTTCCTGGTGCTCAACGCTTCCTCCCTGACGTTGCTGCCGGTGACCATCTTCATGTACCGCGCCCAGCAGGGCGCGGTGGATCCGACCCTGGTGTTCCTGCCGATCCTCCTGGCGACCAGCGCCTCCACGCTGGTTGGTCTGCTCAGCGTCGCCGTGATGCAGCGCCTGCGTCTGTGGGATCCGGTCGTGCTGGCCTACCTGATTCCCGGTGCGCTGGCGCTGGGTGCCTTCATGGCCTTGCTCGCCGGGCTGTCCGCCACAACGCTGGCGCAACTGTCCTCGCTGCTGGGCAACCTGACGCTGTTCGGCATCATCATGTTGTTCCTCGTCGTCGGCTGGCTGAAGAAGGTGCCGGTGTACGAAACCTTCGTCGAAGGCGCGAAGGAAGGCTTCGATGTCGCCAAGAGCCTGCTGCCGTACCTGGTGGCGATGCTCTGCGCCGTTGGCGTGTTGCGCGCCTCAGGTGCGCTGGAGATGGCACTGGACGGCATTCGCTGGGTGGTCGAAGGCGTGGGCTGGGACACCCGCTTCGTCGATGCGCTGCCTACCGCGCTGGTCAAGCCGTTCTCCGGCAGCGCCGCGCGGGCGATGCTGCTGGAGACCATGCAATCCCACGGCGTGGACAGCTTCCCGGCCCTGGTAGCCGCCACCGTGCAGGGCAGCACCGAGACCACCTTCTATGTGCTGGCCGTGTACTTCGGTGCCGTTGGCATTCAGCGTGCGCGCCATGCCGTGGGTTGCGCGCTGCTGGCAGACCTCGCCGGCGTGCTGGCGTCCATCAGCGTCTGCTACTGGTTCTTCGCCTGA
- a CDS encoding M16 family metallopeptidase — translation MRWLFVPLLSLLLNTWSLADQRQTVEAYQLENGMGVLFKPTREKGHVSIRLIVGVGFSDFSCRDRQLPHLMEHLFFSGLDGGDEADLEARMQALGGQWNAYTSEGDTAFVVESPAATQRQVLDLLLEIITRTQLDQRRIDSAKQVLVREDGGHYSHLQRWLDHQNVSRAGQEQLAVELGLSCDERAPVDNLTQAQLEQLRKDWYVPSNMTLIIVGDLDPRLPVYLGRTYGALVDHDTPERRDLPQMKKGAERQRSLTTGLFGESAVLHWIFPEPAEADGATLDLLQAYLNDALYTELRVRRELSYGPWSERTAWANQGFMSLNADVERDQEKVTQQALKDLVDKIRHDGLDPQRFARIQRVARAQLAWSTPGNSTLADYYWGALADFDDGKFPDEDKRLARVSLKQANDVAQQLFKDEGYLRIEKPLLDDDMVYPLSALGALLLAVLVGLALWRRRG, via the coding sequence ATGCGTTGGTTGTTCGTCCCCCTGCTGTCCCTGCTGCTCAACACTTGGTCCCTTGCCGACCAGCGACAGACGGTCGAGGCCTATCAGCTGGAGAACGGCATGGGCGTGCTGTTCAAGCCCACCCGCGAGAAGGGCCACGTGTCGATCCGCCTGATCGTCGGCGTCGGCTTCAGTGATTTCAGTTGCCGCGACCGGCAGCTACCGCACCTGATGGAGCACCTGTTCTTCAGTGGCCTGGATGGCGGCGACGAGGCCGACCTGGAAGCGCGCATGCAGGCCCTGGGCGGCCAGTGGAACGCCTACACCAGCGAGGGCGACACCGCTTTCGTCGTCGAATCCCCCGCCGCCACCCAGCGCCAGGTGCTGGACCTGCTGCTGGAAATCATCACCCGCACCCAGCTCGACCAGCGCAGGATCGACTCCGCCAAACAGGTGCTGGTGCGCGAGGACGGCGGCCATTATTCGCATCTGCAGCGCTGGCTGGACCACCAGAACGTCAGCCGCGCCGGCCAGGAACAGCTGGCCGTGGAACTGGGGCTGTCGTGCGACGAGCGCGCGCCTGTGGATAACCTGACCCAGGCCCAGCTGGAGCAGCTGCGCAAGGACTGGTACGTCCCCAGCAACATGACCCTGATCATCGTCGGCGACCTCGACCCGCGCCTGCCGGTCTACCTGGGCCGCACCTACGGCGCCCTGGTCGATCACGACACCCCGGAGCGCCGCGACCTGCCGCAGATGAAGAAGGGGGCCGAGCGCCAGCGCAGCCTGACCACCGGGCTGTTCGGCGAAAGCGCCGTACTGCACTGGATATTCCCCGAGCCGGCGGAAGCCGACGGCGCCACGCTGGACCTGCTGCAGGCCTACCTCAACGATGCGCTCTACACCGAGCTGCGTGTACGCCGGGAGCTCTCCTATGGCCCCTGGAGCGAACGCACCGCCTGGGCCAACCAGGGCTTCATGAGCCTGAACGCCGATGTCGAGCGCGACCAGGAGAAGGTGACCCAGCAGGCCCTGAAGGACCTGGTGGACAAGATCCGCCATGACGGCCTCGACCCGCAGCGCTTTGCCCGCATCCAGCGCGTGGCGCGCGCGCAACTGGCCTGGAGCACACCGGGCAACTCGACGCTGGCGGATTACTACTGGGGTGCCCTGGCGGATTTCGACGACGGCAAGTTCCCCGACGAGGACAAGCGCCTGGCAAGGGTCAGCCTCAAGCAAGCCAACGACGTGGCGCAGCAGCTGTTCAAGGACGAGGGTTATCTGCGTATCGAGAAACCGCTGCTGGACGACGATATGGTCTATCCACTTTCAGCGCTGGGCGCGCTGCTGTTGGCGGTCCTGGTCGGGCTGGCGCTCTGGCGCCGGCGGGGCTGA